The following are from one region of the Alkalinema sp. FACHB-956 genome:
- a CDS encoding NDP-sugar synthase, producing MKAMILAAGKGTRVRPITYTVPKPMIPILQKPVMEFLLELLKQHGFNQIMVNVSHLAKEIEGYFRDGQRFGVEIGYSFEGRIIDGELVGEAVGSAGGMKRIQDFHPFFDDTFVVLCGDALIDLDLTKAVQWHREKGSIATIIMKTVPREEVSSYGVVVTDETGRIKAFQEKPSVEEALSTDINTGIYIFEPEILDYIPSGEEYDIGGQLFPKLVEMGAPFYGLPMDFEWVDIGKVPDYWHAVRAVLNGEVKNVSVPGREVRPGVYAGLNVAVNWDKVNIQGPVYIGAMTCIEDGATIIGPSMIGPNCWVCSGATVDNSVIFDYSRLGPGVRLVDKLVFGRYCVDKTGATIDVQAASLDWLITDARQQMPTDPSIERQAIAQLLGVEDQLAQL from the coding sequence ATGAAAGCCATGATTCTGGCCGCAGGTAAAGGAACACGGGTGCGCCCCATCACTTACACTGTGCCTAAACCGATGATTCCGATCCTCCAAAAGCCAGTGATGGAGTTTCTGCTTGAATTGCTGAAACAGCATGGCTTTAACCAAATCATGGTGAATGTCAGCCACTTAGCCAAGGAAATTGAAGGATACTTCCGAGATGGCCAACGGTTTGGGGTGGAAATTGGCTACTCCTTTGAAGGGCGGATTATTGATGGAGAATTGGTGGGTGAAGCGGTAGGATCCGCTGGTGGAATGAAGCGGATTCAAGATTTCCACCCCTTCTTTGACGATACCTTTGTGGTGCTCTGCGGGGATGCCTTGATTGACTTGGATTTAACCAAGGCCGTGCAGTGGCACCGGGAAAAAGGCTCGATCGCGACCATTATTATGAAAACAGTGCCCCGCGAAGAGGTGTCTAGCTATGGGGTGGTGGTGACCGATGAAACGGGTCGGATCAAAGCTTTCCAAGAAAAACCCTCCGTGGAAGAAGCTCTCAGCACAGACATCAACACTGGGATTTATATTTTTGAACCTGAAATTTTAGATTACATTCCCTCCGGTGAGGAGTATGACATCGGTGGGCAGTTGTTTCCAAAATTGGTGGAAATGGGGGCTCCTTTCTACGGGTTGCCCATGGATTTTGAATGGGTAGATATTGGGAAGGTTCCAGACTATTGGCATGCAGTGCGGGCTGTCCTCAATGGCGAAGTGAAAAATGTCTCGGTGCCGGGTCGGGAGGTGCGGCCTGGGGTCTACGCGGGGCTGAATGTGGCTGTGAACTGGGATAAGGTCAATATTCAAGGCCCGGTGTATATCGGGGCGATGACCTGTATTGAAGATGGGGCGACGATTATTGGCCCGTCAATGATTGGCCCGAACTGCTGGGTGTGCAGCGGTGCTACGGTTGATAACAGTGTGATCTTTGATTATTCCCGGTTGGGGCCAGGGGTGCGGTTGGTGGATAAACTGGTGTTCGGTCGCTATTGTGTGGACAAAACCGGGGCCACGATCGATGTGCAGGCGGCGTCCTTGGACTGGTTGATTACCGATGCACGGCAACAGATGCCCACGGATCCTTCGATCGAACGACAGGCGATCGCGCAGTTACTCGGTGT
- a CDS encoding segregation/condensation protein A, which produces MALSLARDAIAFLIDLAETGEIDPWDVNVIDVIDRFLNDLSPFAANNRNQYEANLSQSGQAFLYASMLLLLKADSMNPTAQPADDGLLEEGEFFDDDSLGLAALPMNLERRLRRRAVAQPPKRRRVTLQELIDQLEIIAAALEEGPRERKKVRRPKPHSRSQAIRTIAQLAHQENLTEMAVMLEEFFVEHWDTLSRGQDWIDFDLLLEFWLATRAQSSEQLHRHIVTDERTHERVGVFWALLLLTSQSKVELSQESFYQDLRVRTLLQLRDVNLEEAMAVALPD; this is translated from the coding sequence ATGGCTCTTTCCCTAGCGCGGGACGCGATCGCATTTTTGATTGACTTAGCAGAAACGGGAGAAATTGATCCCTGGGATGTCAATGTCATTGATGTCATCGATCGCTTTTTGAATGACCTATCGCCCTTTGCCGCCAATAATCGCAACCAGTACGAAGCCAACCTGTCCCAATCCGGCCAAGCCTTTCTCTACGCCTCCATGCTGCTATTGCTCAAGGCCGACAGCATGAATCCGACGGCGCAACCTGCCGACGATGGCCTCTTGGAAGAGGGGGAATTTTTTGACGACGACAGCTTGGGACTCGCGGCCTTGCCCATGAATTTGGAGCGTCGGTTGCGCCGCCGTGCCGTGGCCCAACCCCCTAAACGGCGACGGGTGACCTTGCAGGAATTGATCGACCAACTGGAAATCATTGCCGCTGCCCTAGAAGAAGGCCCCCGCGAACGCAAAAAAGTCCGCCGTCCCAAACCTCACTCCCGATCGCAGGCCATCCGCACGATCGCCCAACTGGCCCACCAGGAAAATCTGACGGAAATGGCCGTCATGCTGGAGGAATTTTTTGTTGAACATTGGGATACCCTATCGCGGGGTCAGGACTGGATCGACTTTGATTTGCTGCTGGAATTTTGGCTAGCGACCCGAGCACAGAGTTCAGAACAACTCCACCGCCACATTGTCACCGATGAACGAACCCACGAACGGGTGGGTGTGTTCTGGGCGTTGCTGTTGCTCACGTCCCAGTCCAAGGTGGAACTGTCCCAGGAATCGTTCTATCAAGATCTGCGGGTGCGCACTTTGCTGCAACTGCGCGATGTCAACCTGGAAGAAGCCATGGCGGTGGCTCTACCGGATTAG